In a genomic window of Babylonia areolata isolate BAREFJ2019XMU chromosome 3, ASM4173473v1, whole genome shotgun sequence:
- the LOC143279927 gene encoding uncharacterized protein LOC143279927 — protein MASAFEDTGGVDDVMYTDDAQLSLEAFIRVHNIPQAVSVTGGSFMSRDATITRGDVLLLRSKAPASVTLSFAEKKTGVKQELTVNPDIPVQFLALPPKGSIEADQGSARGGGGRPMSMITYPTVADLLMDCPTYFEANSTFDDPYLPGFSVKPGDRFYFVKVVKDVAGDKAKRLQCRTESGELVCLSTKCKGNFTVVKDDTPYTLRQLIDLAKVPRRLLLAPQQEDSSQGSMDATVLDKLGSCSGVITMLRPQEMLEVSPWDSSETTWFVPQDSSLKVRLFSDSEYEEPVTNRRVRPEPISTFAHEHEDELPVQATLLSYFKPSDTIAHNLSSSRAMIIHEKLRTQKLFVKDSKKDEFFAIDESVDISFVQIPRAFSSVFEMMSLPLGSQVRVLADVAADFPEPFILRYGDVLCVTKHDSFSWKFKHSSTGDVPIVKCERLVPGKKPEKLKLPLDLELDLVLIENPSQLKVTKVSDIISGTEETPGGDVSVLEGNGASYPPLPVSLQLLEVLTDIELLVSPLSSSTAISPLIQTAIRIPVRHKVVLGLKRKLEFPDGYFVMPPKHDVVSLGIERVEESEYEELAQARKVATDYEDMVIVPRRESEDDARSLASSSGRSRHAVNQEFIPSSSSGTLERRRRKDRIKRFSQALNPKNWHWSRGGKETGEEEENIPQPPPAPPVSGILTLSLEPSHAVANQYVQEEFAAQDSASLDDGSEVPVDDTYEDVEVVRTTERTQSEASDSDPVVGAACSDYPHSDGERQEDVSESRAKVYCHQRRKTDPGIKMLVQAIRPQKPSSPEHWRKSPEHRGTDAELERAPPIRHTRTRSPDFAEKQEGRRLSPQSGKEVSYSAAPHGSVTETKFRYHKGSAPLDVRKPEKQRETHSPKKSALDKSSKPRSPELDHSRSRPPPPVPPSRAHGRGERASPALTVPESPGIQLPEVPSERRDEERKKREQRSISAERLLDQPQTRRRGETLSPQAEKKMMHLQSELSIGRLQSPRGEKKLADQRVPSPQPAPRQARTAGAEDSPQRPRRPRRKIDGRDNNSANGSTDSLDDGNSNSSTQPGTPETAPKGRGRVKPAVPPKPTLGPRSEGSEAGDSCKPLKPHPVAPPRRRAARIGSTEAETFGGGSSGKPVLGRKRLS, from the exons ATGGCAAGCGCATTCGAAGATACTGGAGGCGTCGATGATGTTATGTACACAGATGATGCTCAGCTATCACTGGAAGCGTTTATACGCGTACATAATATCCCCCAAGCTGTATCGGTAACTGGTGGCAGTTTTATGTCTCGAGATGCAACGATAACACGAGGCGACGTGTTGCTTCTGCGCTCGAAGGCACCCGCCTCTGTCACTCTGTCGTTTGCCGAAAAGAAAACGGGCGTGAAGCAGGAATTGACGGTGAATCCTGACATTCCAGTCCAGTTTCTAGCACTTCCACCGAAAGGTAGCATTGAAGCGGACCAGGGCAGTgccagggggggaggaggacgaccAATGTCGATGATAACTTACCCAACAGTAGCAGACTTGCTTATGGACTGTCCCACATACTTTGAAGCCAATTCCACTTTCGATGATCCATACCTCCCAGGATTTTCTGTGAAACCGGGCGACAGATTTTACTTTGTGAAAGTAGTGAAGGATGTTGCCGGAGACAAAGCGAAGCGACTGCAATGTCGCACTGAAAGTGGCGAACTTGTTTGCCTCTCCACGAAGTGCAAAGGGAATTTCACAGTGGTGAAAGACGATACTCCTTACACTTTGCGACAGTTGATAGACTTGGCGAAAGTGCCCCGTCGACTTTTGCTCGCACCGCAGCAGGAAGACAGTTCTCAAGGCAGCATGGACGCCACAGTTTTAGACAAACTTGGATCCTGCAGTGGTGTGATAACAATGTTGCGGCCACAAGAGATGCTGGAAGTGTCTCCGTGGGATAGTTCAGAGACCACCTGGTTTGTCCCACAGGACTCCAGTCTTAAAGTGCGATTGTTTTCAGATTCAGAATATGAAGAACCTGTGACAAATCGACGTGTTAGACCAGAGCCAATAAGCACCTTTGCTCATGAGCATGAAGATGAGCTTCCAGTGCAGGCTACTCTTTTGTCTTATTTCAAACCTTCAGACACCATTGCCCACAATTTGAGCAGCAGCAGAGCAATGATTATCCATGAAAAATTACGCACGCAGAAACTGTTTGTGAAAGACTCCAAAAAGGATGAATTTTTTGCAATAGATGAATCGGTTGATATAAGTTTTGTGCAAATCCCACGGGCATTTTCTTCGGTTTTTGAAATGATGTCACTGCCACTTGGTTCTCAGGTACGTGTACTGGCTGATGTGGCTGCCGATTTCCCTGAGCCATTCATACTGAGGTACGGGGACGTGCTGTGCGTAACGAAGCATGACTCTTTCTCCTGGAAGTTCAAACACAGCTCCACTGGTGATGTGCCCATCGTGAAGTGTGAGAGACTTGTACCAGGGAAAAAGCCAGAAAAACTGAAGCTGCCTCTGGATCTGGAGCTGGACCTGGTTCTCATTGAAAACCCATCCCAGCTGAAAGTGACCAAAGTTTCTGATATCATCTCCGGCACAGAGGAAACCCCCGGCGGCGATGTGTCTGTGTTGGAAGGAAACGGCGCAAGCTACCCTCCATTGCCAGTTTCCCTTCAACTCCTAGAAGTTTTAACAGACATAGAATTACTTGTTTCCCCACTGAGCTCCTCAACGGCCATCAGCCCACTTATCCAAACAGCTATCCGCATCCCTGTTCGCCACAAAGTCGTTCTGGGTCTGAAACGGAAGCTGGAGTTTCCTGATGGTTACTTTGTCATGCCGCCAAAGCATGATGTTGTGTCTTTGGGCATTGAGCGTGTTGAGGAGAGCGAGTATGAGGAGCTTGCTCAGGCGAGGAAGGTGGCAACGGATTATGAGGACATGGTGATCGTTCCACGTCGTGAAAGCGAGGACGATGCCAGGTCACTGGCCAGCAGCTCTGGAAGAAGTCGCCATGCTGTGAACCAGGAGTTCATCCCTAGTTCTTCCTCAGG gACATTGGAGCGGAGGCGCCGGAAGGACCGGATAAAGCGCTTCAGCCAAGCGCTGAATCCCAAGAACTGGCACTGGAGTcgaggggggaaggagacaggggaggaggaggagaacatcccccagccaccccccgcaccccctgtgTCTGGCATCCTGACCCTGTCACTGGAACCGTCACATGCTGTGGCCAACCAGTATGTGCAGGAGGAGTTTGCTGCACAGGACTCTGCCAGCCTcg ATGATGGAAGTGAAGTCCCAGTCGATGATACCTATGAAGATGTGGAGGTGGTCCGCACCACGGAGAGGACCCAGTCAGAGGCATCAGACTCGGATCCTGTGGTGGGAGCTGCCTGCTCAGACTACCCTCACTCTGATGGCGAAAGGCAGGAAGACGTTTCGGAGAGCCGTGCCAAAGTCTATTGTCACCAACGACGGAAAACCGACCCGGGTATCAAGATGCTGGTGCAGGCGATACGACCTCAAAAACCCTCGTCTCCAGAGCATTGGAGAAAATCTCCAGAGCATCGCGGAACTGATGCAGAGCTGGAGAGAGCACCCCCCATTCGCCACACAAGAACTAGATCACCAGACTTTGCTGAAAAGCAGGAGGGAAGACGACTTTCTCCCCAAAGTGGGAAAGAAGTGTCATATTCTGCTGCCCCTCATGGCAGTGTGACTGAAACGAAATTCCGATACCATAAAGGCAGTGCTCCATTAGATGTCAGAAAacctgaaaaacagagagagactcattCACCAAAAAAATCAGCACTAGATAAATCCAGTAAACCTAGATCCCCTGAGCTGGATCATAGCAGATCGAGACCGCCTCCTCCGGTACCCCCATCACGGGCGCATGGCAGAGGTGAACGTGCATCACCTGCCCTGACTGTTCCGGAAAGCCCAGGCATACAGCTGCCTGAGGTACCATCGGAAAGAAGAgacgaggagagaaagaagagggagcaAAGATCTATCTCTGCAGAGAGACTTCTGGATCAGCCACAGaccagaagaagaggagaaactcTGTCTCCTCAAGCGGAGAAAAAAATGATGCACTTGCAGTCTGAGCTGTCAATCGGAAGGCTGCAGTCTCcaagaggagaaaagaaactggctGATCAGAGAGTCCCGTCACCACAACCAGCTCCCAGGCAAGCCAGAACAGCTGGGGCTGAGGACAGTCCGCAGAGACCTCGGCGTCCTCGCAGGAAAATCGACGGCAGAGATAACAATTCAGCGAACGGTTCCACAGACTCCTTGGATGACGGCAACAGCAACAGCTCCACGCAGCCTGGAACGCCAGAGACAGCGCCGAAAGGTAGGGGGAGAGTGAAGCCAGCTGTCCCACCAAAGCCGACCCTGGGCCCCAGATCGGAGGGTTCAGAGGCCGGTGATTCCTGCAAGCCATTGAAACCCCATCCTGTGGCGCCACCTAGACGGAGAGCGGCGAGGATCGGGTCGACAGAAGCGGAGACATTCGGTGGAG gcAGTTCAGGTAAACCAGTCTTGGGCAGAAAACGTTTGTCTTGA